One part of the Anopheles coustani chromosome 2, idAnoCousDA_361_x.2, whole genome shotgun sequence genome encodes these proteins:
- the LOC131263148 gene encoding uncharacterized protein LOC131263148, translating into MKLIFAIALVCLGVSLTEAGRTASTEVVQKLKAIEPIYKNLQDNIVNAVAGAKLNTASKTDSFYQAIIDNKEASLKQSIQLEDSFSYQLNNQAPSTDSSCLGFLRTLMENNMFVAGVGYTNCVNTVEAGLKEELDKVYKLLQVDESELFDLSLLDVFRGENIIADPAKMIAKLNEKEAEINGISVSFVADINAAVDGYATRLSALENSYKSCVLSNESLLKQAFESSKMQLTLICMGTIV; encoded by the coding sequence ATGAAACTAATCTTTGCGATTGCTTTGGTGTGTCTTGGCGTGTCCCTCACCGAAGCCGGACGTACCGCTTCGACCGAGGTCGTGCAAAAGCTGAAGGCTATCGAACCAATCTACAAGAATCTGCAGGATAACATCGTTAATGCAGTGGCCGGGGCAAAGCTGAACACAGCTTCCAAGACGGATTCCTTCTACCAGGCCATTATCGACAATAAGGAGGCATCGTTGAAGCAGTCGATTCAACTCGAGGACTCTTTTTCCTACCAGCTGAACAATCAGGCTCCGTCAACTGACTCCAGCTGTTTGGGATTCCTTCGGACACTTATGGAAAACAACATGTTTGTGGCCGGTGTCGGTTATACGAACTGTGTGAACACCGTCGAAGCTGGACTGAAGGAGGAGCTAGACAAAGTGTACAAACTGCTGCAGGTCGATGAGTCGGAGCTGTTCGATCTGAGCCTGTTGGATGTGTTCCGCGGTGAGAACATCATTGCCGATCCAGCCAAAATGATCGCCAAGTTGAACGAGAAGGAAGCGGAGATCAATGGCATTTCGGTGAGTTTTGTGGCCGACATCAATGCCGCTGTGGATGGATACGCCACCCGTTTGAGTGCTTTGGAGAATTCGTACAAGTCGTGCGTGCTTTCGAACGAGTCCCTTCTTAAGCAGGCGTTCGAGTCGTCGAAGATGCAGCTGACGCTGATTTGCATGGGAACTATCGTTTAG
- the LOC131263149 gene encoding uncharacterized protein LOC131263149, giving the protein MKLFFAITLAYLGVSLTEAGRTASTDVVQKLKEIEPIYKNLQDNIVNAVAGAKLNTASKTDSFYQTISDNKEASLKQSIAYEDEFIYKLNNQPSSADASCLEELRTIVESYMNVAGFGYTNCVNQVETGLKKELDKVYKLLQVDESELFNLSLLDVFRGENIIADPVKIIAKLNEKASEINSIALNFTADVNVSVDDYASRLVALQNSYKSCVLSKESSLQQALETTNMQLMQICVQTVL; this is encoded by the coding sequence ATGAAACTATTCTTTGCGATTACCTTGGCGTATCTTGGCGTGTCCCTCACCGAAGCCGGACGTACCGCTTCGACGGATGTCGTGCAAAAGCTGAAGGAAATCGAACCAATCTACAAGAATCTGCAAGATAACATCGTTAATGCAGTGGCCGGGGCAAAGCTGAACACAGCTTCCAAGACGGACTCCTTCTACCAGACCATTAGCGACAACAAGGAGGCATCGTTGAAGCAGTCCATTGCGTACGAGGATGAGTTTATCTACAAGCTAAACAATCAGCCTTCGTCAGCTGACGCCAGCTGCTTGGAAGAGCTTCGGACGATTGTGGAAAGCTACATGAATGTGGCCGGTTTTGGCTACACGAACTGTGTGAACCAAGTCGAAACGGGGCTGAAGAAGGAGCTAGACAAAGTGTACAAACTGCTGCAGGTCGATGAGTCGGAGCTGTTCAATCTGAGCCTGTTGGATGTGTTCCGCGGTGAGAACATCATTGCCGATCCAGTCAAAATTATCGCCAAGTTGAACGAGAAGGCCTCGGAGATCAATAGCATTGCACTGAATTTTACGGCCGACGTCAATGTTTCTGTAGATGATTACGCCTCTCGTTTGGTTGCGTTGCAAAATTCGTACAAGTCGTGTGTGCTTTCGAAGGAGTCCTCCCTTCAGCAGGCGTTGGAGACGACAAACATGCAGCTGATGCAGATTTGCGTGCAAACGGTGCTTTAG